The nucleotide sequence gagaaacctcgaaagacttatatgaattggtGTCAAGTGAAACAACATTACAAattaaaaacagctttgaaaaacaTGAGAAATTTGAATCTATGATGAAGCTCATAcaagattagataacataaatttgtgatGGATCCAGTTAAATTTGGTCATGTGATTTCCTACGACTCTCTACTCAGCAACATATGGGTAGGAGTAAAGAATGTGGGTAGTAGAAATAATCCAGATTTTGGGGTTTGGTGAGGACTGAGTGTCCATAGAACGAGAGGCAAGAGATTGAGAGGAGTAGGCAGAATCGAGCTGAACTGGTTAACTACAGGTTTGAgactgggaaaggaaaaaaagggatgatggcctgggagagtGATGACAGCTGGAGGAATTGGATTTTACGGTGAGAATGGAGAATAGGTTTAGGAAAGGTAAAGCATAAGGAGAAATGGAGTAATAAAAGATTTTAATGTgataaaggaattccagagttttaaaagcagaacaCCTGTGGTTGATGGCAAGGTTGAATGTGAACGTTACAGCTGAGGTGAGGCAGAGGAGAAGGCTATGgaagttgaggagactgaggaactgggaggctCTTAAAGAGGACCTCCCTATGAATGCTAAAATCCCCTAGGAGTTTAAGTGAAGATTGTGATGCAGGTCCTAAAGTCCttgcaaaaaggaaggaaaatgacttcAGGGTGAGTAGATAACTACTAGGATCTCTATTGGATGGAATGAACCTCAGTGAAGAAGGGTTGCTGAGTAATCCCAGAagagggagagtctggaagtggTAGCGGGACTCTCCTTCCAGGAAGATTCATGGTGTATGAAAGTGCAGCCAATGCCAGAGGTGATGGGGAGGGGGTGTCATCTGGGGGAAGCTAACTTTCTGTGTATACCAAAAGATAGAAGGAGcctgagggaaagagggggaaaatgaagAGAACTTCACTAATTAAGGAATGagaattccagagggcacagtggaagatGTGGGAATAGATGTGGGTCATGGAAAAGACTAGCAATGAGAATGGGGAAGGATGGTGATCACTTGTGGGTGATGTTGAGACCTCATGCATATGTGTACTGCAGCTAAGGTGGAATAGAGATGTAGATGATGGGAGTTGGAGAGATTGAAGAGTtgggaggatcagggaaggctttctcCAGACAGTATTGCATCTCTGGCTACCTTCTGCAGCCCTGACTACTTTTTCTCTCATACCTCTGCCTCACTGGCCCTGGAGGAAGGGTCAGAATATTCCTTACTCCCTGTCGCCAAACTTTCATAACCAAATTCCTAGGAAAAGCAATCTACACTTGTTGCCTCCTACAATCTGCTCTATGATAGATCTGTCTCATGATGTCTCAGCTCCAAAGTTagggtttttaaaatttctttaaaagaaacattACACCCATACTAATtaccaaaatttaaaaactagCTATTGTTAGACTcaattaaagataaaaaataaatttaaaaaaatgaaccctATACTCCCTTCTTATGCTATGGCTAAATCTGTTAAGATTAAGACGACAAGTAGTGAAGGGAGAGTTTTCTGACAGAGAATACTTTAATAGGAAACTGTTATCAATTGAAAAATTGCAATTATTTACATGTTACTGGTTCAGTCCTCTGCTGTCTTGGAGGGGGAGGCTGGAGGGAAGGGGAATAGTGTGCCTTCCTGGCAGTCAGGGTATGTAATAAAGGCCTCAGGTGGCAGGAGAAGTCAGGAAAGGCATTTCAGAAGAGGTAACACAtgagctagagctagaaggaagatCAAGATTTTGAAAGATGAGATAGGGAATGAATATATTCTAAatgtaagggtgtgtgtgtgtgtgtgtgtgtgtgtgtgtgtgtgtgtgtgtttgtgtctgtggtGATCTATCCCAACCCAAGTAATGTAAAGTAATTGACATAATATAATGTCATGTAAAGCCCAGACAGCAGTTGGGTGAAATCAATCAATGGAAAGTGTAAACTAATCTAGAACAAACCCTTAATCCATTTCAAAGGAATAAAGTGTTTTGATCATTGGTTAAAGACAGACAACACCACACAAGAAATGTCATGTGATTGGCTGACACATCTCTGGGCCTATGCATAATATAGCAAGCCAGTTCTGAGCTGTGGATTGACTAGCCAGTAAGTCAGTCTAAAGGTAGAAGAGCTCCACCTAAGCCCCTGAGAATGATTCACTTGTGGGAAGGAGAGTGAGTTTGGGAGATCCAGCAAAGCTATCAGTTTCCATCAGGGACTGGAGTTGGTGGCAGAGTTCACTCAAGCCAGTCCTAGTGGCCACCAGAACTTGTAGTGATCTATGAAAGAGGAAATTCCTGAGGTCCCCTGAAGAGAGGAAATTTCAGAGATTGTGAGCCCTGATGATGGAGAGAAGTGTCAGTTGTGGAGAAAGGTACTGGCACTTGGGACACAGCAGAGAGCTATGTCTAAGGGTAATTTCGTGAGGACtctatgaaggaagaagaaaatttgcaGGAACCAGGAACTGTGAGTTTTTCCTTTGCCACACACTATCCCTACATATGTGCCTTACTATATTTGTAATGGACTgtatcaaaagctgcagaaaCATCAAGGAAGATGAAGACTTAGGAGAGAGGCTATTACATTACACTTGGCACTTAGGAGATCATCGgcaaccttggagagagcagttttagtagAGTGATGGAGTCAGTGATCAGTTAGCAGAAAGGGGTTAAGAAGCAGGTAAACTGAGGAAATAGAGACACTAAACACAGACAAATCTCTCTAGAAgtctggaaaatgaaggtgagCTATAGCTTAAGGAAGTGGTAGGGCCAAGAGAAGGGTTTTTAAAGTGGGGTGGTGGGGAGACTCGAGCATGCTTGTAGTCATTGAGAAGGCAgccagaagaaaggaagagatgaaagacaagagagagaaaaggaaagaatgaagaggcAAGCTCTTAGAGTAGGTGGGAGTAAGTGGGATCAAAAGCATAAACAGAAGAGTCAGCTCTGATAAAGAGGAAGTCTACTGCTCCCTTAGAGACTAAAGCAAGGGGCAGAGGGAGATGAGGAGTTAAAGTGTAGAGGGGTTTTGAAGTGTAGAGAAGGGGAAATGAGGAAGTTTATGAAGGATGATcttaattttttcagtaaaggaagaggaaaggtcaTTTGCTAAGAAACAGATATATGGGTGTAGCGTTGGAAACTTTAAGAGAGGAAAAGCTTGGATCAGCTACTTTGTAGAGTCTTGATAGAAAGTCAAGGAGGGCATAAAATAATTTCTATGCATCCTTGAGGGCTTAGCTGAGATGAGATCCCATGAATTTATATTGTACTCAGGACAGATGCATGACCTTCCAGGAGCATTCAGCAGATTGGGAGTAGGAGCAGAGAAGACTAATGGTGGGGATAACCCAGGGTTGAGATTGGCAAGGCATGAATGGTGGGAGGATAAGGGAGCAACACAGTCCCAGATGGAGAACAACAAAGAATTTAGCTTGTTAACTAAAGGGTccaaaagaggggaagggaggtcaGAGCATTAgactgggagaaaggggagagacaaaGGAGATGAACCTCCAGATCAAATACCCTGGTCCTGTGGGATTTAAATGACTCAGTTTTGGCCCTCTGCCCTGGAGATGAACTATTTTGATTGGTGGGTAAGTTAAAACTCACCTACCCACTATGTCTGTCTGGCTCCGCACAATATCTCACATGCCATTCTGCCATCCAGCAGGAAATCAATACCCAGTGTGTCTTCCTACCTCATGTGAATTCTCACTCCCCTTTGACTTCTTACCGTGGCtctggtaataataataaattcactGCTACTAAACAAAGTACGACAATCAACTGCTCCATGCTTCCACTCACAATCCTTGTGATTCTGCAAACCAAAACTTCCTTCCTTGGCCCCCAGTCCTCTATATGCATTGTACCCCTTATTAGAacacaaattccttgagggcagggactaactcgtttttgtatttgtatttgtactcCCACTGTCTAGATAGAATGTCAcatcataggcatttaataaagtgcttcttcattcattaattcactcaCAGTAATAATGAAGAATATATTTGGGAagagtgaggcagagagaggcgGAAGTATAAGAGATAGTGATTAGAAAGGAGAATTTCAAACTTCGTGATCATAGATTTGGGTAATAGTAAATTCTAAACTCTGGGTCAGACCCCACCCGGTGGGCTCTGAGAAGTCTTGGCTTTGACGCTGACTGGTTGAAGGTATTGGGGAGAATTTAAGGGTCCCACAGCAAGCTCCTGAATAAATGTCAGATGCCTTTTTTGTTTCTAGTGCCCCACTATATCTGGGTGCTTTCTGTGATTGCAGGAAAATGATACAGGATTCGTGGGTCACCAAAGACAGGCTCCACCCCAGAACGTCACCTAGATCGGCACGGATTTTGTGTTTCTTTACTTGTGCAAACAGCAGCAGGGACAATGGTaacattttaaagtaaatttaggttttatttttagtttacaacattcggttccgTGAGTTTGGGTTCcaaatgttctctccctcctctcctctcctctcccctccccccaagacggcatggaatcccatgtaGGTTCTACAGATACCTTCACGTTAAACTTAttcacacaatagtcaagttgtaaagaagagttatgaccaatggaatgagtcatgagaaagaggagatgaaaaggaaaaaaaagagagcaaatagttggcctccatgtgcattcagactccgtgaTCCTTTCTCCGGAAGTGCGgagctttttccatcacgagtctgtTGGAGCTGCCTTTGAACCTCGAAGTCAATAACAACCTTAATAATCATGATGATaattagcacttatatagcacagACCAGAAGCAGGAGCAGAGAAGCCTAACAGTAGGGTGACTGTGCCGGGCGCTGTGCTGAGCGCTTTACAGTtactatctcattggatcctcaccgcactgggaggtaggttttattatcgtccccattttacagttgaggaaactgaagcaaacagaggttaagtgacttgcccaaggtcacacagctagagtttgacgtcaaatttgaactcaggtcttcctgacttgtgaCTTAGTGCTTTTtttattcactgcgccacctatcgGCCCATGCTGTTTCTCCTCAGGAAAATGAACTCTTTCAGGGCAGTAAcagtttcctttttcctttgtattcccagtacccaGTTAGTGCCTGGTAAAtgctgaatgagtgaataaacGAATGGCCTGCTCTTTAGCCCACTCCCAAATGCATTTCATCTGGATGTCGTTGACTCCATCAGTGTGAAGCATGAAGTTAGACATCAGGTGTCAGAGGTACTTAAATGTGGGTCCCCGTGGAACTTCCTTCCCTAAAGAGAACACTACCATTCCAATCCATCTGGCACTGGATTGGCTGCCCTAGAGCCCTGTTCAGGGGAATGAAAATGGATGGGACTAATTAGTCAACCAACAAACATAGAGTGCTCAACATATTTCCAGAGTTGTGGTGGGGTACTGTGGGAATACAGAAAAGAATCATATAAAATAATAGATTTGGAAGGGGActgagatcacctagtccaacttcaCCTAGGCCAACCCTTCAtgttacaggtaaagaaactgagtcccttCATTTACCAAAAAGTTGCACCCTGCACGCAGTAGCGAGCTAGGTGCAAGGGAGATTCAGAGATGAAgacatagaaataaaaacaatccatattagaaaatgacaaattcttaAGAGGATTACAGAAAGCTCTGAGATCAGATGAACCTAGCATCCAAACACTAGGGTTGTATGCTCGCTGTAATCTCCTTTAGAGTGAGGGAAAAGAACTGGAACGGTGAGAAGCAGAAAGGAGGTCATCTTCAAAGGGGGACAGAGGTTTGAAAACCAGGGACTCAGAAGGGATGATTAGAGAATCGTGCCGACCCTCAAAAAGTTAGCTGCTTCACGAAGAAAGGGGGAGGTGGTTTCGGGACCGTACAGTGCTCCGCGTGGGCTAGGGAAGCTTTACCTATGTCTTCAAacggaaggagggagggggtggggaacaggCTACAGCCTCGTTCTCCCCAGTTCTTGCTAAATCAGCTCACTCAGGATTGGGCGCGGAAAGGGGAGATAGGTGTTGCGTCTGGGAAGTGTCAACGTATGGGTTCCCCAGAAGAAACCCCTTGGGACGCTGAGTAGGTATGAGGACTCCCTTTCCAGTTCCAGAACCAATTCAACGAGCCCCCTCCCATTCTCTCCCACTGGCCAGTTCCTCCCACCCTCTTTCAGGTCCTCCTACCTACCCATAACTCTCCACTCCAGCCCCTCCTGCTCGTGTCTACAGACCTGAAAGCTGCTGGGCACTGGCCGTGGTGCTGAAACCGAGGTCAACTCTGAAGGCGGAGCCGAGGTTGAcggttggggcgggggggggggaggggggggaggaggagcaggcaGGAGAGCGGAGAAGAGGGCcagggcagaggtggggaggtACGCTCCGGGGGAGGCAGACTCAGCAGGGCCTAGAAGGAGACATATCCCAGGAGGATCGGCCACGGAAACCGGGAAAATCTCCCCTCCTGCTGAAACCCTATGACTTTCTGCTTCTCCTACCCCGACACTATCCCTGGAGTGGAATCTCCCATGGCCATCTCCTGCACTACTCTACGACTCCACCCTTGAGCCTTCCCTACCCCAGGTCGGGGTTGTGGGCCCAATCTTGGGCTCCGGATCCCTGAAGCTACccctccagtctctctccctctaggGTCCCCTCTCCTACCTACCCGCCATGACGAAGCTGCTGCCTGCCCAAGAGGCAGCCAAGATCTACCACACTAACTATGTGCGGAATGCCCGGGCAGTGGGGGTGATGTGGGGTACCCTCACTATCTGCTTCTCTGTTCTGGTCATGGCTCTGTTTATTCAACCTTATTGGATCGGAGACAGTATCAACACACCCCAGGCCGGCTACTTCGGCCTCTTCTCCTACTGTGTGGGCAATGCCTTAACTTCAGAGCTTATCTGCAAGGGCAGCCCTCTGGACTTCAAGACCATACCCTCCGGTGCCTTTAAGACTGCCATGTTCTTCGTGGCTGTTGCCATGTTTCTCATCATTGGTTCCACCATCTGCTTCAGCCTCTTCTTTGTCTGCAACACTGCTACTGTCTACAAGATCTGTGCCTGGATGCAGCTGGCAGCTGGTGAGGGGGCAAGGGGGGTAGGTGTGGGCTCTTTATTCCATGGGGGGGGATCTTCGTCATAGCATCCATGGTCACTTCAGTGGTTTCCATTCCTGAGACGTGGGGAGCAGTAATCCTACAGCAGGAGGGACAGTTTTAAAGCTAGAATTAAGATCTCTATTCAAACCCTAGCTCTATTAATCAAATATTTCTCCagtgcctactaaatgccaggGACTGTACTAGACACTAACTCCTCCAATTACTGAGTGCCAACAGGCAAGTCATTCTTCCTCTTTGAGCtttagtttacttatctgtaagatgggaattaAAGTTGAACTAATTACTGCTCAGTGTTTTTGCgagaaaagcattttttaaactttaaactgTTCTCATTGAACCATGCATTATAACTCTgaaattaaagctaaaaaaaatttaatctctttggtTATTATTACACCATTAGGAATTACTGAGTGaagaagttagagctggaagggaccttagaaaacatgtggtccagcttcctcattttgtcacgtaacatttattaaatgtctcccACATACcaggccctgggaatacaaagataaaagttaaCAGTTGTGCCCTcaatgaacttatattctattgaaatGAGAcaactgaatttcagagaagggAAACCACCTGCCCAtggtcaattaattaattaatggtagaattgggacagtgccctccccagccacacacacacacacacacacacacacacacacactttcaccCCAAAAGGAAGATAAGGCCTTTTGTGAAGCTACAGAAGACAGgttgtttctctgtttttctctcctgcTCAAGGCTGGCCTTGTCTGGGGGCACTCCCAGCTTCACCTTTTagtgccttttccttcttccccctccttaatCTCAGGTGTCCTTTGCCTTCCAAGTCCTTTCCTTCATCCCCCAAAAAATCTGCTCTGGAAAAGGATCTGACACACTGGTCTGTGAGTATTGTGAATATAAGTCTCGGAGTGCCTCCCATCTGAGGGGTTCGCTGTTGAAGTCTTTGCTCTAATCGTGGGATGGAAGGCTCTGGACTTTGGTCAAGGTATTTTGGGCTTTAGTGAGAAGTTGGGGGAGAGCTAAAACTGGGTAGGAGGGCCTGACCAGCTACTGGAATTatagaaatgatgggcaggcatTTGCTATCCTGAATAAGgggccttctcttcctccctggcTCTGCTCTATGGCAAGTCTCTTGGCCCCTGTATGGGCTTGATCCTCCTGCTCCCTCCATGGCACAGGGTCTTCCTGCTTGCCCTATACTATCAAGGGGCCTGGAAGACTCCTGCATCATTGCTTCTTATTTTGGAGTATGAAGAAGGCTCCTtacatgttagttattattatgactCCCTGGACATTGCTTAAAACTTAGACACcttatcaaaaatggaaagaatataggAAATAGTGAAGCAGTCTTGCATATTTTGGTCAAGAAAATTAGTCAGTGACACTAGACAAAGTAGAAAGTAGCCAGCAGgtccaaaagaaaatgaatcagtGATCCCTCTCAGACCTCTTGTGTGTGGTGGTGAAGGACTGTCATGAAGGGCCTTACATTGCTAAGGGCAGGCTTGTTATGGGAAAGAGGAAGTGTCTAGGGAAGGGAGCAAAGATATGatcagggagacagagaaaggatgaTTATGGCTTGTGACAGCTCTGGAGTTTGGTGATAATGTTTGTAGTGAATGAGTTTGGGGCCTTAGCAAGTTGGACACCGCCCCCCACTTAAGAAGGGAAGCATGCTGTGGTGGAGCCAGGCCTTCAGGGTCAGGGGAGGGAGATCTCTGGTTGAAACACCTAGGATGCCTTATCCtagcagaaagaagaaaggaaagagggaagcaaacaatcatttattaaatgcctactaagtgccagacgtgctaagtgctttacaaatattatctcatttggtccttgcaacaatcctgggaagtaggtgctattattatcccctttttatagttgaggaaactgaggaaaatagaggtcaagtgacttgtccagggtcacacagctagtaagtatctgaggccatgtgTGAATTCACTTTTTCCTAACTCCACGTCCGAGCATTTTATTCACTATGTTACTTAGGTGCTTCTGAATAAAATAGACAGGGTTACCTACAAGATATAATTTGAGGGACACTGGGAAGCCCCTCTTCTCAAAATATCTCCCCCAACTGGGTGCCTCAGTGCCAGAAATCCTGCCTTTAGTGTTTCATCCATTAAGATAAccggatttagggctggaagggaatttaaagaTTGTTgtttcacagggctgttgggaggagattaagtccaattcaacaaacatttattaagcatctgtcaTTCGAAAGGTGAGAGACAGGGTAGGGTCGTAGACAATGCGGGCTTTGGCCCTGAGGCTCTTCAGTTCAAGCGCCGCAGGAGTTTGATGGAATCTCTGTGGCTCTCTAGCAACTCGAAGACTAGAAGGTTGTTTGCCTGTTTCAGTGGAGGGAGTTCTAGCACCCAAACCACAGGCCTTGGGCGAGGTGTTgggtttacaaaaaaaaatagttcctgcccttgaggagctcatattctactaGGGGATACAACAAGGACCCAGATAAATAAGGGGAACATCGtttgaggagagagggcattgaGAGGCGGCTAAGTCACATGGAGGGTAAAGGGCTGGATGTGGCGTTGAGAAGAGCCGAATTTGAATTTTAGCTCAAAGACATAGCCtggtgaccgtgggcaagtcacatcacctctggttagcctcagtttactcatgtacaaaacagggatgataatactACCTACGTTACAGTGTTGCTGTGAGGCTTCAATGAGAAtacattttaaagcatttcacaaatctTAACacatagatgttagctattatttcaatcagtaaacatttattaagcacctactatgtgccaaacactgtcctaagagctagggatacaaaaagaggtaaaagatagtccctgccctcacagagcttacaatcaaatggagGAGCCGACATGAAAACAGATACGTACAAAGCAAGATCTAttcaggacaaataggaaataattcaaagaaggaaggcactgctGGAATTAGAATCACTgggagggggatcaggaaaaacttccagtGAGAGGGAGGACGTTAACTGAGCCTcgaagaaagctaaggattctgCAAGTCAGTGCTGAAGGAGTCCATTGTGGGCACAGGGACAGCCTGTGTTAAGGCACGGAGGTGAGAAATGAATTGTCAAATTTGAGGAAGAGATAGGAGGCCAATTTGGCTGCCATAACAAGTTCACAAAAAGTAATAATGGAAACCAGTTTGGAAAGGTAGGCCGGAGCCAggctgtggagggctttaaatatcaaGGTGAAGAGATCGTGTCTGTACCCTATGAGCAACAAGGAGTCACTGATGATTCCTGGGCAGGCAGGGAAATAGTCAGATCCGTGGCTTTATTTTGGCAGCAGGTGGAGGGtcgattggagtgaggagagaatggGAGCAGGAAGACTGAGCAGTGGTCCAACTGAAAGGTAATAAGGGCCCGAAGTAAGACGGCAGCTCTGTGAGCAGAGAGTCAGGGAAGGATGAAAGATGTTTGGAGGTAGAAGCAAATCTTGGGGCCTGATtggatgagggagagagggagagtgaagagtggaGGATATTTCTTAGATTGTGAACTTGAGTatctggaaggatggtggttccCTCAAAAGGACCAGGAGAGCAGCCAGCTATTGTCCCCACTAGAGATTTTTGAGACTGGTTCCCTGTACATTGAATCACAGAAAGTTAGAAATGGAGGACCCCTTAGAGATAAAATGGGCCATCCTTCtctttcatagataaggaaactgaggtccagagaggttatttGATTGGCTCTAAGTCACATAGTTAATTAGTGGTAGAGTGGGGATAGAACTCAAGCTTCCTAGATAACTTCTCCTTAGAGTTCCTTACATTCCTCAGCATCATTCTCTCCCTTAGTcgctcttttaaaatgcaaatacccgAAGGGGTGAGGGTAGTATATTAAATCCCTAAGCCTATACTGTAAGTGACTATATTGGATTGGTTTTATCTCTGTTTGGAGGGGACTGGGGGATGTGAGAGCCCTGAAAGGGGGAGGGTCTGGGCACCAAAGTTGAACTCCATCAATGTTATTGTGCTCCCAGCTAAGCCTGCTCTAATGAAAACGAACAGTTACCAAGTGGGAACATGATATTTGGGTGCTGAGGAAGGATGAGATAGGGGTGGAGTGATATTTCTGCCTAATTTGTCCTAAACTGTGAAAATTGGCTTCTTGGTGTGTGAGAAGACTTGTGATGGAGGATTCAGCTGTAGTCAGGGGACTTCTGAGGAATTTGAGGGTCATgatattagaactggaagtgatTAGGGGTCAACCAGTCCAACTCCCTCAAGTTACAGATGAATGAACTGAGATCTAGAAAAAGGAGGGGATTTGTCCAAGCCCACACAGCTTAGTAAGcaacagaaccaggatttaaacccaggtcttctgactccaaatccaatgcacTCCCCCATGGCCATGTAGTATGTATTGGGGTGAAGAGGTAGGTGTATCGTGTTCTCCATGTCGCtatggaaggaaaggaggaagctgGACAGCAGTGGCCATGGGGGAGAGACAGAGCAGGAACCCTATCCTAACTCTGCTCAGCTAACAGGATTGGGGAGCATGGGAAAGGAGGTAGATTCCATTTGGGTTGGAGGGAGGAAACACTGAAACCAGAGCTAGCCAGGCTGTGCTCCATGAAATATTGATGAGGGAGAAAGAGGTAGGTGGCATCAGATTCCACTCAGTGGgggaaggcagaagggagaaagTACTAGACACAGACGAAGGAAGAGGCAGTGAAGGTGTGCTCTAGCAGCAAGGTTATTGGGGCATGCATTCATGCTAGTTGGACTAAACTCGATTAGCATAATGAAGTTTCTCTAATTACTAAAagaacctttcccaatccttccatctttcttAAAGCCCCA is from Trichosurus vulpecula isolate mTriVul1 chromosome 7, mTriVul1.pri, whole genome shotgun sequence and encodes:
- the LHFPL5 gene encoding LHFPL tetraspan subfamily member 5 protein, with the translated sequence MTKLLPAQEAAKIYHTNYVRNARAVGVMWGTLTICFSVLVMALFIQPYWIGDSINTPQAGYFGLFSYCVGNALTSELICKGSPLDFKTIPSGAFKTAMFFVAVAMFLIIGSTICFSLFFVCNTATVYKICAWMQLAAATGLMIGCLVYPDGWDSSEVKRMCGDQTDKYTLGACTIRWAFLLAMISIMDALILSLLAFVLGYRQDKLLPSDYKADGNGST